The DNA segment GCATGCATCGCAGCGTACCTACTGGGGGGTATCGGGCCCAGACCGAGTTAGGGATCCGGTAAGAGAAGACGACGTGAGCCTGAACACGCGTGACCGCGCGCACCGTGTCCAGGTCGCGTACGACCGCCCCCGCGCGCGGGGGGACGGAGGCCGGGACGCGGCGGCCGCGTCCCGTGCCCGCAGGGCTACCCTTCTGGGGTGAGCAGCGAGCAGAACCCCGCCCCGGACACCGCCGACGCCGGAGCCGACGTCGTCGCGGACGGACCGCGCCCGAGCCGGCTGACCTGGGCGGCCGCCCTGGCCGCGCTGGAGGGGGCCGCCCTCGTGGCCGCGGGCGTCTGGGTCCTCGTACTCGGGCTCACCGGCGACCCGGACAACCGGCAGCAGGCCGTGACCGGCGGGATCACACTGCTCGTGCTCGCGCTGCTGCCGCTGCTCGCCGCGCGCGGACTGCTGCTCAGGCGCGGCTGGAGCCGGGGCCCCGCCGTCATCACGCAGATCATGGCCCTCCCGGTGGCCTACAACCTGCTCAAGGTCGACAGCATGGCCGTCGGCGCCGGCATCGCGCTCGCCGCGGTGGCCGTCGCGTCGCTGGTCCTGCTGGTGAACCGGTCCACGACCCAGGCCCTCGGGATCAAGGGACCGGGCCGGGCCGAGTAGGACGCCAGGAGCATCCAGGGGCACCTGGGAGCACCCGGGGGAGTACCCAGGAGCACTCGGGAGAGTGCCCAGGAGTACCGCCGCTGTGCTCCTGCCGCTCCTACTCCTCCACCAGGAGCTTCTCCCGCAGCTGGGCCAGGGTCCGGGCCAGCAGCCGGGAGACGTGCATCTGGGAGATGCCGACCTCCTGCGCGATCTGCGACTGGGTCATGTTCCCGAAGAACCGCAGCAGCAGGATTCTCTTCTCGCGCGGCGGCAGGTCCTCCAGCAGCGGCTTGAGGGACTCGCGGTACTCCACGCCCTCCAGTGCCTCGTCCTCGGCGCCGAGGGTGTCGGCGACCGCCGGGGACTCGTCGTCGGTGTCGGGGACGTCCAGGGACAGCGTGGAGTAGGCGTTCGCAGACTCCAGGCCCTCCAGGACCTCCTCCTCGGAGATGGCGAGCTTCTCCGCCAGCTCGTGCACCGTCGGGGAGCGGCCGTGCTGCTGCGACAGCTCGGCCGTCGCGGTCGTCAGCGCGAGGCGCAGCTCCTGGAGCCGGCGCGGTACGCGGACCGCCCAGCCCTTGTCGCGGAAGTGCCGCTTGATCTCGCCGACGACGGTCGGGGTGGCGTACGTGGAGAACTCCACACCGCGCTCCGGGTCGAACCGGTCCACGGACTTGATCAGGCCGATCGTGGCGACCTGGGTGAGGTCGTCCAGCGGCTCACCGCGGTTGCGGAAGCGGCGCGCGAGGTGCTCGACGAGCGGCAGGTGTATCCGGACCAGCCGGTTGCGCAGCTCCGCGTACTGCGGGCTGCCCTCCTGCAGCTTGCGCAGCTCGACGAACATCGCACGCGCCCCACTGCGGTCGTGGGGGTCGTGCTGTGCGGCCCGCACGGCCCGCGTGCCCGGCGCGTCGTCCTCGGCGTATCGCTCGTGCTCGCTCATCGTCCCGCCCGTCACCCTTCTCCGAGCCCTCGCCTCCGGCGGGGCGACGGAACCGGGTCCGCCGCGCTCCTCCGCAGGCGCGCTCTGCACGGCACCGTCCCTGCCGACCTGCGCGGAGTCGTCCTCCGGGTGTGGTCTGGCCTGCTCGGGGATGCCGTCGATGCCGTCGGTCATGCGTCGGGATCCGGTCGCCGGGCCGACGGCCTCCGACGACAGCTCCCGTGTGCCACGCTCTTCGTCCCGCACCGGACCGTCCCCGTTCCTCACGCCGGCCCGGGACCCGCGCCGCGCTGTTTGTAGAGGCTGATCGACACGGTCTTGTCCTCGTCGACGGCGGACGAGACCTTGCCCGCGAGGGCCGAGAGCACGGTCCACGCGAAAGTGTCACGCGAAGGGGCGTGACCGTCCGTGGTCGGCGCCGACACCGTGACCTCCAGCGAGTCGTCGACGAGCCGGAAGACACAACTGAGCACGGAGCCGGGCACAGCCTGCTGAAGCAGGATCGCGCAGGCCTCGTCCACGGCGATGCGCAGATCCTCGATCTCGTCCAGGGTGAAGTCCAAGCGGGCCGCCAGACCGGCCGTGGCCGTCCGCAGCACCGACAGGTAGGCACCCGCAGCCGGCAGACGGACTTCCACGAAGTCCTGGTTCGCCGTGGGTTCGCCTGCGATCTGGGACACCCTCACCTCCATGGTGGTACAAGCTTTACGGGGCCGAGGGTCGCCCCCCGGGGTAACGCGTACATGGTTCCGCGGTGACGCTATCGCGCTCGGAACGATCCTGTCCCCGGGACCCCGACCCCCTGGCGTCACTCACAGTAAAGCTGTGGATACGCTCCGTGTCTAGAGGGTTCGCGGGCCCAAATGGGAAGAGCGCGCGCCGGGTTGACGTACCCAGACGTCAGACGCTCGAACCGTCCCCGAGAGCGGTGGCGGCCGCGTGCCGTCTCCCGTGCAGTGTCACACGAGAACGTGGTCGACGAAGCACCACCGCCAGTCCTCGCCGGGTTCGAAGGTCCGCATCACCGGGTGACCGGACTCCGTGTGGTGCGCCGTCGCGTGCTGCTTCGGCGAGGAGTCGCAGCAGCCGACGTGGCCACAGGTCAGGCAGAGCCGCAGCTGCACCGGGTGTGTCCCGTCCGCGAGACACTCCAGACAGGTTTCGCTGAGCGGCTCGGGGTCCGGGTGCGGCAGCGCGTCGGCGTGCGTGCACTGTTTCATGATTGCCAGATTACGACGGTCATGCCGGTGGCCGCGCGGAAAAACGAGGGCGGGCGAGGATCATGGACGTGATGCCGCTGCTGTTGCTGGTGGCGGGCAGCGCCGCGGTCGCCGGAGCGGCCCGCCGTAGTCCGGTGCCGGCCCCCCTGCTGCTGGTCGCGGCGGGACTCGCGGTCTCCTACGTCCCCGGCGTGCCGGACTACACCCTCCAGCCCGACGTCATCCTGCCGCTGCTGCTGCCCCCGCTGCTGTACACCTCGGCGAGCGACAGCTCCTACCTGGACCTGCGGGCCCAGAGCAGGCCGGTGGCGCTGCTGTCGGTCGGCTACGTGCTCTTCGCGACCGTCGTCGTCGGCTGGGCCGCCTACCGGCTGATCCCCGGCCTGCCGCTGACCGCCGCGCTGGTGCTCGGCGCGGTGGTGGCACCGCCGGACGCGGTGGCCGCCACCGCGGTCGCGCGGCGTGTCGGGCTGCCGTCCCGGATCACGACGATCCTCCAGGGCGAGTCCCTGCTGAACGACGCCACCGCGATCACCGCCTACAAGGTCGCCCTGGCCGCCGCCATCGGCGAGGGCGCGACCTGGTCGGGCGGCGTCACCGAGTTCCTGGTCGCCGCCGTCGGCGGTGTCGTCGTCGGCCTCGTCCTCATGGCGCCCCTGCACTGGCTCCGTACCCACCTGCGCGAACCCCTCCTGCAGAACACGCTGTCCCTGCTGATCCCGTTCGTCGCGTACAGCCTCGCCGAGCAGTTCCACGCCTCCGGAGTGCTCGCCGTCGTGGTCGTCGCCCTCTATATCGGCCACCGCGCGTGGGAGGTCGACTTCGCCACCCGGCTCCAGGAGGAGGCGGTGTGGAAGATGGTCGCCTTCATCCTGGAGTCGGCGGTCTTCGCCCTGATCGGCCTCCAGCTCCCGGTCGTCCTCAGGGGACTCGGCGCGTACGAGGGCGCCAAGGCCGCCGGGTACGCCGTCGTCCTCTTCCTCGTCGTCGTCCTGGCCCGGTTCGTCTGGGTCTACCCCGCGACCTTCGTGCCCCGCGCCCTGTCGGCGCGCATCAGGGAGCGCGAGGAGAACCTCACCTGGAAGGGCGCGCTGGTCACCAGCTGGGCCGGCATGCGCGGCGTGGTCTCCCTCGCCGTCGCCTTCTCCATCCCGGCCACCGTGCACGGCGGCCACCCCTTCCCGCAGCGCAACCTCATCCTCTTCCTGACCTTCACCACCGTCATCGGCACCCTGGTCGTCCAGGGCCTGAGCCTGCCCCCGCTGATCCACCTGCTGAAGTTTCCCGGCCGCGACCGGCAGGCCGAGACCCTCGCCGAGGCCAACGCCCAGGCGCAGGCCTCCCGCGCCGCCGAGATCCGCCTCGACGAACTCCTCGCCGACGAGCGCAACGCCCTGCCCCCGCCACTCGCCGACCGCCTGCGCAGCGTCCTGGAGCGCCGCCGCAACGCCGTCTGGGAACGGCTCGGCCAGGTCAACCCGGTCACCGGCGAATCCGTCGACGACACCTACCGCCGGCTGTCCCGCGACATGATCAGCGTCGAACGCCAGGTCTTCGTCACGCTCCGTGACCACCGCTACATCGACGACGAGATGCTGCGCGCGCTGCTGCGGCGCCTCGACCTGGAGGAGGCGGCGGCTTACCGGGAGGCGGGGTGAGCGGGGGCCGGCCGCCGGGTCCACCGGTCTGTCCGGTCGGGCCGGCCAGGCCGCCGGGCCCACCGGGTCACCCCCTAGGTCGCCGGGAACGGCCGTCCGGTGATCACCGCTGCGACCGTCGTCCCGGGCGCGAAGGCGCCCTCCCCGGCCAGGGTGACAAGTCCGTACAGCAACTTGGCGACATAGAGACGCTCGACGGGCAGCCCGTGCCGCCGCTCGAAATCCCCGGCGAAGGCGTCGAGCTCGGGTGTCGTGCGGGCGTAGCCGCCGAAATGGAAGCGGTCGTCGAGGGACCAGGTGCCGGTGCGGGCGCCGAATGCGCGCTCCTGGAGGGCCTGTATGTCCGCCTCCAGGAAGCCGCCCTTGAGGACCGGGACGCCGAGGGCACGCTGTTCCGTGTCCAGTCCGGCGGCGAGTCCGGCGAGGGTGCCGCCGGTGCCGCAGGCCACCGCCACGACATCGGCCCGGCCGCGCAGCTCCGCGCCGAGCGCCCGGCAGCCCCGTACCGCCTCCGCGTTGCTGCCGCCCTCGGGGACGGCGTACGCGTCCTCGGCGCCGGCCGCGCGCAGGATCGCCGCCAGCGTCTCCGGCTCGCTCTTGCGCCGGTACGTCGATCTGTCGACGAAGTGCAGCCGCATGCCGTCGGCCGAGCAGCGGGCGAGGGACGGGTTGAGCGGCCGGTCGGCCAGTTCCTGACCGCGGACCACGCCGACCGTCGGCAGCCCGAGGAGGCGTCCCGCGGCGGCCGTGGCCCGCAGGTGGTTGGAGTAGGCACCGCCGAAGGTGACGAGCGCCCGCCCCCGCGCGGCCTCGATGTTCGGCACCAGCTTGCGCCACTTGTTGCCGATCAGCTCCGGGTGGACCAGGTCGTCCCGCTTGAGCAGCAGGCGCACCCCCCGGGCGGAGAAACGATCGTCCCGGACCTCCTGGAGGGGCGAGGGGAGCGCGGGTGCGAGCGGGTCTGGGCTGGTCACGCGCCCATTGTCACCCGAGGTGGCCACGCGGTCGGGCGGCCAAGTGGTCGGGCGGTTGGGCTGCCAGGCAGCGGGGTGGCCGGGCGGGGCCTCAGTCCTTCAGGCGCTCCTCGATCCGGTCCCGCAGCCACGCCATCGTGAAGCCCCGCGGATCCACCTTGCCCGGCTGCCACTCCTTGTGGCCGATGACCGACCGCTGCGTCCAGCCGTGGTGGCGGCAGACGGCCGCGGCGACGCGGACGATCGCCTCCAGCTGCGCCTCGGGCCAGGGGTCCTCGCCGTCGCCGAGGTTCTCGCACTCGAAGCCGTAGAAGTGCCGGTTGCCGTCGGTGTTCGCCTCGTTGTCCGGCGGCAGCCGCTTCTCGGCGATCACCGCGCGCAGGACCTCGTCGTCGCCGAAGCCGGCGTGATTGGTGCGGCCGTAGCCCACCAGGTGGACCGTGCCGTCCTTGGTGATCACACCGTGGCACAGCGGGCCCGGCAGATCCGCGTGGCCGTCCCTGCAGAGCTCCACGGTGTGCGCGCTTCCCCGCGTCACCGTGTGATGGATCATGACACCGTGGACGGGCCCCCAGGGGCCCTTGTGGCTACGGTTGTGATGCCGCCAGTCGCCGACCTCGACGACCGTGACGGCTTCCGCCCTGAGCGCTTTCAGAAACCCGCTCGCGGACATGGGCAGAGCCATGACCGCCTCCTTCGTGCTGTGCCGGTGGCCGCTGGGCGCGGCCATCTCCTTGCCGGTGCTGTTCTCATCGACGCTTCTACCGAGAACCTGACGGCACCGACCACTCCGTTCGGACACCGTGCGAGCGAATCCGGACATGTCGCGGGTCGCGGGACCCCTGTGCAAGGTCCCTCTTTCTGCCCAGTAGTCGGATGATCCATTCCCGCTCTTTCGGGTAATAGTCCGGGCACGCTCCGTGATGGAAAGCTCGTCCCTGAGACCGGTGCCCGGGGAGATCCGGTACCGGGCGCCCGGTGCCGGACGTACGGCATACCGGGCGACGGCATACATGGGAGGGCATTTCGTTATGTCGGTAGGCGAAGAGGTCCGCACGGATCAGGGCAAGCCGCAGCAGTCCCTCGGTACGGCGGCGGCGCGGAACCTGGCCACCACGACCAAGTCCGTGCCCCAGATGCAGGAGATCAGCTCCCGCTGGCTGCTGCGCACTCTGCCCTGGGTCGACGTGCACGGCGGCACGTACCGGGTGAACCGGCGGCTGACCTACGCCGTCGGAGACGGCCGCATCACCTTCGTGAAGACCGGGGACCAGGTCGAGGTCATCCCGGCGGAACTCGGCGAACTGCCCGCGCTGCGGTCGTACGAGGACGACGAGGTGCTCACCGAGCTGGCCCGGCGCTGCCGGCAGCGCGACTTCGCGCCCGGCGAGGTCATCGCCTCCTTCGGCAGCCAGGCCGACGAGGTGTACCTGCTGGCACACGGCAGGGTCGAGACGGTCGGCACGGGACCGTACGGCGACGACGCGGTCCTCGGAGTCCTCGCGGACGGCGCCTACTTCGGCGATCAGTCGCTGCTGGACCCGGACGCCATCTGGGAGTACACCGCCCGCGCCGACACCGCCTGCACGGTGCTGATCCTCAGCCGTCAGGACTTCGAGCAGGTCGCCGAGCGCGCCGACTCGCTGCGCGGCCACCTCCAGGAGCTGCGTGCGATCCCCGAACAGCAGACCAACAAGTACGGCGAGAAGGCGGTCGAGCTGGCGGCCGGCCACTCCGGCGAGCCGGACATCCCGAACACCTTCGTCGACTACGACGCCCGGCCGCGCGAGTACGAACTGAGCATCGCCCAGACCGTGCTGCGCATCCACTCGCGCGTGGCCGACCTGTACAACCAGCCGATGAACCAGACCGAGCAGCAGCTGCGGCTCACGGTCGAGGCGCTGAAGGAGCGCCAGGAGCACGAACTGGTCAACAACCGGGAGTTCGGGCTGCTGCACAACTGCGAGTACGACCAGCGGATCCAGCCGCACGACGGCGTGCCCGGCCCGGACGACATGGACGAGCTGCTCAGCCGGCGCCGCAGCACCAAGATGTTCCTCGCCCACCCGCGCGCGATCGCCGCGTTCGGGCGCGAGCTGAACAAGCGCGGGCTGGTCCCGGAGAGCATCGACGTCGGCGGCAACCGCATCCCCACCTGGCGGGGCGTGCCGATCTACCCGTGCAACAAGATCCCGGTCAGCGCGGCCCGCACGACCTCGATCATCGCCCTGCGGACCGGTGAGGCCGACCAGGGCGTCATCGGCCTGCGCCAGTCCGGCATCCCGGACGAGATCGAACCGAGCCTGTCGGTCCGCTTCATGGGCATCAACGAACAGGCCATCATCAAGTACCTGGTGACGGCCTACTACTCGGCCGCCGTCCTGGTACCCGACGCGCTCGGCGTGCTGGAGAACGTCGAGATCGGCCGGTGGAGGTGACGTCTGCGCACTTCGCGGTCGTGTCCCCGCCCTCCGGGGCGGGTACACCCTCGGGGTATGCGTCCAGCCGGAGCGGACGCGCCTTCGTCCGCGGACTCCGCGAGGGGGAGCGATGGCCGAGTTCATGACGGGGACCAGACGGCGTGCGTCCGGGGCGAAGCGGTCCGACGACGCCGCGGGGGAGGAGCCCGCGCCACCGGGACCGCACGAGCGGCCGGAGCCGGGCGGTGACGCCGGCGCCGGCCCGCTCGACGGGCAGGAGGCGGCGGCCCTGCTGGAGCGGACCCGGGCCCTCGTCGACCCGGAGCTGCGCGCGGCCGTCGAGTCGCTGCCCGGATCCATGCGCCGGGTCGCGCTGTACCACTTCGGCTGGGAGCAGGCGGACGGCACTCCGGCCGCCGGCAACGCCGGCAAGGCGATCAGGCCGGCGCTCGTGCTCGCCGCGGCCGCCGCGCTGGGCGGACACGAGGCGAGGGTGGCGGCCGTGCGGGCCGCCGCCGCGGTCGAACTGGTCCACAACTTCACGCTGTTGCACGACGACGTGATGGACCGGGACACCACGCGCCGGCACCGGCCCACGGCATGGACCGTGTTCGGTGTACCCGACGCGATCCTCGCCGGGGACGCCCTCCAGGCGCTGGCCGTACGCCTGCTCGCGGAGGACCCGCACCCGGCGTCCACACCGGCCGCCGCCCGGATCGCGGACTGTGTGATGGAGCTGTGCGCCGGACAGCACACGGACACGGCCATGGAGCGGCGCACACCCGACACGGTCACCCTCGACGAGGTGCTCGTCATGGCCGAGGCGAAGACCGGCGCCCTGCTGGGCTGCGCCTGCGCCCTCGGCGCGCTGTACGCGGGCGCCGGGGACGAGGACGTGGCCGCGCTGGACGGCTTCGGCCGCCAGGCCGGCCTCGCCTTCCAGCTGATCGACGACGTGATCGGCATATGGGGCGATCCGCGGCACACCGGCAAGCCGGCCGGCGCGGATCTCGCGGTGCGCAAGAAGTCCCTGCCGGTGGCGGCGGCGCTCGCCTCCGGCACCCCGGCGGCGGCCGAACTGGCCACGCTGTACGGGAAACCGCACATCGAGGGGGACGGTGACGACATCGCGCGGACGACGCTGGCCGTGGAACAGGCGGGCGGCCGGGACTGGGCGCAGGCCGAGGCGGCCGACCGGATGGCCCTCGCGATGCAGGAGCTGGCCCGCGCGGTACCGGCCCCCGAGACGGCGGGCGGTCTGCTGGCGCTGGCGGAGTTCGTGACCAGGCGCAGCAGCTGAGGCCGCCCGCCCGGCACCCCGCCGAGACCCCGGAGCCTTCGGACCCGTGCGGTTCCTGACCCCGCACGGCCCCCGGAGGCTCCGGCCCGTCGGGCCCCGCACATCCCCACAGTGTGCGGGTCCCGACGCTCTGCGCACTCTGGCTCCCTGGCAGGCAGGCGGAGCGCGAGGCCCCGTCGGACGGCCGCCCCGTGCCAGACCGGCAGGGGGAGCGCCGGCACCCGGGCCGTCCTACCCTGGGGACATGGACAGGGAGGCCCACGTCTGTCCCGTCTGCGGACAGCCCGTCGACACGGTCGTGGGGCGGCACAAGACACTGGGTGCCTGGGTGCCCGTGTGGAAAGCCGGCCCGTGCCGCAACCCCGGCTGCGAGTCCTACGGCGAGACCTCCGCTCCAGCCGCACCGACGGCCGAGGAAGCGGAGCCGGAACCGGATCCGGACGGTCCCGTCGCCAAGCGGTCCTGAGCGCGGAGGCGGGAGTCCCGGTGCGGCCGAGGCCGTAGCGTGAGCCCATGCACAAGCCGCCGTACATCCTGCACATCACCGAGCGCTCCCTGTGGGAGACGGCCCGTGAGCGGGGCACCTACGAGGTGTCCACGCGCGGTCGCACCCTCCAGGAGGTGGGGTTCATCCACTTCTCCACCCGCGAGCAACTGCCCCGCGTCGCGGCCTTCTTGTACGGCGACCACGAAGGACCGGACGAACTGGTGGTGCTGGTCGTGGATCCGGCACGGCTGGAAGTGCCGGTGAGATACGAGGCCATGCCGCCGAAGGGCGAGGAGTTCCCGCACGTGTACGGCCCCGTGCCCGTGGACGCCGTGGTGGACGTGGAGCCCTGGGACTGACCACGCAGGCGCCGCCCGCGGGCGACGCGGCTGCCCCGAGTGGTCGGCAGAGCTGAGCGGGATTGGCCGCGCCCGGTACGGCAGCAGGGCCCGGACCGCGCGTCGCGGTCCGGGCCCTGCCCCGTGCGGTGCCGCCCTGCGGCGGCGGTGCGTCAGCTCTGTGCGGGTTCGTCGCCCGCCTGCCCGGTGCTCTCGGCTGCGTCTGTCTTCTCGCGCATCTTGCGTACCAGCTCCGCCTTCTTGTCCGCTGCGTTCTTGCGGTCGAGGTTGCGGTGCGGACCGTGGTTCTGCCGTTCGGCGCGGGACAGCTTCTTGCGCTGGCCGCCGCCCTGGCCCACGGGGTTGTTGATGTTCTTGCTGTCGGTCACGGGTTCTCCCGGTAATGATGTGAAGTGATCTACGGATCCACGGTGGGGGACGGGAGGCGACGTCGAAGGACGTCAGCAGAGGCCCGTCACGTTCTCACTCGTGAATCGGTGGCTGGAAGAACATGACAACGACGTTACCCGGTTCCGTCGGCCCCGCACGCCAGCCTTCCGTTGCCCTTCGACGCGACCATCGACCGTGCCCGCGCCCTCGTCGCCGACTGCATCGCCCGCCACGGCGCGTACGAGATCACCTGCCTCGGCGGGATCCTCGTCTGCCGTCGGTGAGTTCGGTCCAGCGGCGGCCAACTCGCGGCGGGCGGACCCGGTCGGCGAGGTCGGACACGCGCCCGACGCCATCGCGCTGCGGATCTACGCGCACCTGGGCCGGGAAAAAGAAGACCGCACCCGCTCCGTCAGGGACGCCGTGCTCGGCGTACTGCGGACCGGGTGCGGACAGCCAGGCGATGCGACCCGCGAAGCCGCAGGTCAGACAGCCTAGGTAAAGATCAAGCCTTCTTGGTCTCCCAGAAGATCTTGTCGATCTGGGCGATGTAGTCCAGCGCCTTCTGGCCCGTCGCCGGGTCGGTGGACGCCTTGGCCGCCGACAGGGACTTCACAGCCTCGTTGAGCAGGGTGTGCAGCTCGGGGTAGCTGTCGAAGTGCGGGGGCTTGAAGTAGTCGCTCCACAGCACGTCCAGGTGGTGCTTGGCGAGCTCGGCGCGCTGCTCCTTGATCACCGTGGCACGGATCTGGAAGTGCGGGTCGTCGTTGGCGGCCATCTTGTCCTGGATGGCCTTCACCGACTCCGCCTCGATGCGGGCCTGAGCCGGGTCGTACACACCGCAGGGCAGGTCGCAGTGTGCGCTGACCTTGACCTTGGGGGCAAACAGGCGGGAAAGCATGGAGCATTCCTTCCTCGTGATCGTCTTCTCAGGTGGGACATTACTCCCTGCGGGAGGGGTTTTCCCGAGTGCCCCCCAGGGCTTAGGACAAAAGTCCAGGGTGAGACTGAGACTGTGGAGGAACGGACCGGGGAGGTGCCGGGGATGCCGGAGCTGTCGCAGGAGACCGAGCGGGGGAGGGCGGTGGCGCCCTTCGGACTGGCTGAGGTGACGGGGCCGTCCATGGTGCCCACACTGCATCACGGGGACCGGCTGCTGCTGCAGTACGGGGCTCCGGTCAGGGCGGGCGACATCGTGGTGCTGCGCCATCCGTTCCAGCAGGACCTGCTGGTCGTCAAGCGGGCCGTGGAGCGGCGCGAGGGCGGCTGGTGGGTGCTCGGGGACAACCCGTACGCGGGCGGGGACAGCACCGACTACGGCGTCGTACCCGAGGAGCTGATCCTGGGGAAGGCGCGGTTGCGCTACCGGCCGCTCAGGAGCGATCAGCGTTCGCCGCTGGCGCTGGCGCGCTGGGCGTTCTCGGCCGCCAGGCCGCTGTTCTCCGGCCGGTCGGCCTCCAGGCGCTTGCGGGCCCGGTAGGCGGCCACGTTGGCGCGGGTCGCGCAGCGGTCGGAGCAGTAGCGCCGGGAGCGGTTCGTGGAGGTGTCCAGGTAGGCGTTGCGGCAGGGGGCCGCCTGGCACAGGCCGAGGCGGTCGACGCCGTACTCGGTCAGGTGGAAGGCCAGCCCCATCGCGGCGATGGCCGCGTAGCCGGCGGTCGCGTTGGACGGGTGGTCGGCCAGGTGCATGTGCCACAGGGGGCGGCCGTCGTCGTCGCGGTGGTCGTGGCCGGAGATCTGCGGGCTGACCGGGAACTCCAGCAGCAGGGAGTTCAGCAGGTCCACGGCCAGGGTCTCGTCGCCCTGGTCGGCCGCCTCGAAGACCGCGCGCAGCCGGCCGCGGACCGAGCGGAACCGGGTGACGTCGGCGTCGGTGACGCGGCGGCCCGCCGACGCGTTGCCGCCGAAGAGGTCACGGACGGCCTCGACCGAGGTCAGCGCGTCCTTGCCCCGGGCCGGCTCCTCGCTGTTGACGA comes from the Streptomyces sp. NBC_00820 genome and includes:
- a CDS encoding DUF6243 family protein encodes the protein MTDSKNINNPVGQGGGQRKKLSRAERQNHGPHRNLDRKNAADKKAELVRKMREKTDAAESTGQAGDEPAQS
- a CDS encoding DUF952 domain-containing protein, translated to MHKPPYILHITERSLWETARERGTYEVSTRGRTLQEVGFIHFSTREQLPRVAAFLYGDHEGPDELVVLVVDPARLEVPVRYEAMPPKGEEFPHVYGPVPVDAVVDVEPWD
- a CDS encoding Na+/H+ antiporter, giving the protein MDVMPLLLLVAGSAAVAGAARRSPVPAPLLLVAAGLAVSYVPGVPDYTLQPDVILPLLLPPLLYTSASDSSYLDLRAQSRPVALLSVGYVLFATVVVGWAAYRLIPGLPLTAALVLGAVVAPPDAVAATAVARRVGLPSRITTILQGESLLNDATAITAYKVALAAAIGEGATWSGGVTEFLVAAVGGVVVGLVLMAPLHWLRTHLREPLLQNTLSLLIPFVAYSLAEQFHASGVLAVVVVALYIGHRAWEVDFATRLQEEAVWKMVAFILESAVFALIGLQLPVVLRGLGAYEGAKAAGYAVVLFLVVVLARFVWVYPATFVPRALSARIREREENLTWKGALVTSWAGMRGVVSLAVAFSIPATVHGGHPFPQRNLILFLTFTTVIGTLVVQGLSLPPLIHLLKFPGRDRQAETLAEANAQAQASRAAEIRLDELLADERNALPPPLADRLRSVLERRRNAVWERLGQVNPVTGESVDDTYRRLSRDMISVERQVFVTLRDHRYIDDEMLRALLRRLDLEEAAAYREAG
- a CDS encoding family 2B encapsulin nanocompartment shell protein, which translates into the protein MSVGEEVRTDQGKPQQSLGTAAARNLATTTKSVPQMQEISSRWLLRTLPWVDVHGGTYRVNRRLTYAVGDGRITFVKTGDQVEVIPAELGELPALRSYEDDEVLTELARRCRQRDFAPGEVIASFGSQADEVYLLAHGRVETVGTGPYGDDAVLGVLADGAYFGDQSLLDPDAIWEYTARADTACTVLILSRQDFEQVAERADSLRGHLQELRAIPEQQTNKYGEKAVELAAGHSGEPDIPNTFVDYDARPREYELSIAQTVLRIHSRVADLYNQPMNQTEQQLRLTVEALKERQEHELVNNREFGLLHNCEYDQRIQPHDGVPGPDDMDELLSRRRSTKMFLAHPRAIAAFGRELNKRGLVPESIDVGGNRIPTWRGVPIYPCNKIPVSAARTTSIIALRTGEADQGVIGLRQSGIPDEIEPSLSVRFMGINEQAIIKYLVTAYYSAAVLVPDALGVLENVEIGRWR
- a CDS encoding UBP-type zinc finger domain-containing protein; translation: MKQCTHADALPHPDPEPLSETCLECLADGTHPVQLRLCLTCGHVGCCDSSPKQHATAHHTESGHPVMRTFEPGEDWRWCFVDHVLV
- a CDS encoding 1-aminocyclopropane-1-carboxylate deaminase/D-cysteine desulfhydrase; its protein translation is MTSPDPLAPALPSPLQEVRDDRFSARGVRLLLKRDDLVHPELIGNKWRKLVPNIEAARGRALVTFGGAYSNHLRATAAAGRLLGLPTVGVVRGQELADRPLNPSLARCSADGMRLHFVDRSTYRRKSEPETLAAILRAAGAEDAYAVPEGGSNAEAVRGCRALGAELRGRADVVAVACGTGGTLAGLAAGLDTEQRALGVPVLKGGFLEADIQALQERAFGARTGTWSLDDRFHFGGYARTTPELDAFAGDFERRHGLPVERLYVAKLLYGLVTLAGEGAFAPGTTVAAVITGRPFPAT
- the sodN gene encoding superoxide dismutase, Ni, with product MLSRLFAPKVKVSAHCDLPCGVYDPAQARIEAESVKAIQDKMAANDDPHFQIRATVIKEQRAELAKHHLDVLWSDYFKPPHFDSYPELHTLLNEAVKSLSAAKASTDPATGQKALDYIAQIDKIFWETKKA
- a CDS encoding N-acetylmuramoyl-L-alanine amidase: MALPMSASGFLKALRAEAVTVVEVGDWRHHNRSHKGPWGPVHGVMIHHTVTRGSAHTVELCRDGHADLPGPLCHGVITKDGTVHLVGYGRTNHAGFGDDEVLRAVIAEKRLPPDNEANTDGNRHFYGFECENLGDGEDPWPEAQLEAIVRVAAAVCRHHGWTQRSVIGHKEWQPGKVDPRGFTMAWLRDRIEERLKD
- a CDS encoding RNA polymerase sigma factor SigF; the protein is MRNGDGPVRDEERGTRELSSEAVGPATGSRRMTDGIDGIPEQARPHPEDDSAQVGRDGAVQSAPAEERGGPGSVAPPEARARRRVTGGTMSEHERYAEDDAPGTRAVRAAQHDPHDRSGARAMFVELRKLQEGSPQYAELRNRLVRIHLPLVEHLARRFRNRGEPLDDLTQVATIGLIKSVDRFDPERGVEFSTYATPTVVGEIKRHFRDKGWAVRVPRRLQELRLALTTATAELSQQHGRSPTVHELAEKLAISEEEVLEGLESANAYSTLSLDVPDTDDESPAVADTLGAEDEALEGVEYRESLKPLLEDLPPREKRILLLRFFGNMTQSQIAQEVGISQMHVSRLLARTLAQLREKLLVEE
- a CDS encoding anti-sigma regulatory factor, with the protein product MSQIAGEPTANQDFVEVRLPAAGAYLSVLRTATAGLAARLDFTLDEIEDLRIAVDEACAILLQQAVPGSVLSCVFRLVDDSLEVTVSAPTTDGHAPSRDTFAWTVLSALAGKVSSAVDEDKTVSISLYKQRGAGPGPA
- a CDS encoding family 2 encapsulin nanocompartment cargo protein polyprenyl transferase, which produces MAEFMTGTRRRASGAKRSDDAAGEEPAPPGPHERPEPGGDAGAGPLDGQEAAALLERTRALVDPELRAAVESLPGSMRRVALYHFGWEQADGTPAAGNAGKAIRPALVLAAAAALGGHEARVAAVRAAAAVELVHNFTLLHDDVMDRDTTRRHRPTAWTVFGVPDAILAGDALQALAVRLLAEDPHPASTPAAARIADCVMELCAGQHTDTAMERRTPDTVTLDEVLVMAEAKTGALLGCACALGALYAGAGDEDVAALDGFGRQAGLAFQLIDDVIGIWGDPRHTGKPAGADLAVRKKSLPVAAALASGTPAAAELATLYGKPHIEGDGDDIARTTLAVEQAGGRDWAQAEAADRMALAMQELARAVPAPETAGGLLALAEFVTRRSS